TTATGATGCCTTTTATAATCTATTACATTTTAGATCCTTTTTCATGATTTTTTCCTTCTAATTTCTATTTACAACTGACTTTTCTGTTTTAGGCCAAATAAAGATTTAAATGAGAGAGTTAAATCCATCTCTAATAGAGATCTAGTTTTATTTTCTGAAGACAAAACATGTTCTTTGAAAAAAAAAACATGTTTATTACTTGTTGGAAAAAAAAAACAGAAAACCAAAAACATGTTATTTATTGACTTGTGACCCGTGAAAGCGTGACTGTGGTTCAAAGAAATAGCGTGTATTGGGGAAAGAAAGAGATGGGGAGGGAAAAAAACAGAAGAAGATGTTTGTGAGGTGCGAAGCACGTTCACATGCTCTGTTTTATTAGTATTTTCAATAGTATGTAAGCAAAAAAGCATTATATACCTCTTTACTTATTATTTTCCATTTTATTATTTATGTTCATCATAAACATTTAAAAACCAACATACTATTGAAAATACTATTTATCTTCTTTTTTACTTTTTTGTCAACAAAAAATTATACAATACTACTTAGAACTGATTACGGATTCAGAAAATTAAACCACTAGAGAACATAATCAACATAAATCACAGCAACAAAACTTTTAACATTAAGTGTAAATTTGTCTGCCATTGTATATTTTTGGAATATGTTAGATTATGAAGTTAGGAAAGAATTTAATACAGTTTATGTAAAAAGCGAAAATCAGTTCTTCTATTGGTGTAGACATACCCGATAAAGCGAATATTACTTCTAAAAATTGTAAGACCTTCGTACACTTCATAGAATAAAAAGAAAGTTTGACATTCTTCATGTAAATGTGATGAAACTCTATCGGATGTTCATTGCTCCCATAACAAAGAGGCTTGTTAATCTCAGTAGTGAAAAATCATCTTTGTCCCGTAAGAAAATCGGTGATCATGTTTGAGAACTAATAAAATCGGATAGATTGCTATTGCTATATATATATATATATGTATTGTGTACTATATAACATTAACATAAAGTTGTGGATAGTTGATGGAAATAAAGTAAATATTTGGATAATCACATGCTTAAGACATAACATGTATATACTGATTATAAATCAGTTGGGTGTAAATGTTCAAAAAAAAACCAGTTGGGTGTATTTACATTTATCGTTCAGATAAAGTGGGACATGGACCGAAAGACAATAGAGCATGATAATTGGAGGGTTTTTAAGGTGAAGTTCTTAACGGAATATAAGAATTTGACTCTTAACTTTTAACTAAAAAAACTAAGAACCGACTCTTAAATAAAAGAGACATGTTCTTATATTCCGCTAAGAACTTCATCCTAATAAATGATTCTTAGCTTTTTTAGTTAAAAATTAAAAGACAGATTCTTATATTCCGCTAAGAGAACCTTCCAATAATCATGCTCTTATGACCCTTCGTGCCTCTACGATTTTTAAATAGGTTTATGTTTGGGAGATTCTTTAATTCTAACATGAAAATACAAATTTTAGCCTTAAAATTTTTGAAATCCTAATTTCAATAATAAAATTAATATTAAATCCAACCTGCATGTTTTATATCCATGTCCCAATTGATAAGACAACTGTAGCATTAACATATAAAATATATATTTTTCTTCTGAACAACTAAAATATAAAATATATAAACATTTAATTAATATTATTGTGTACTTTTCATTTCAGAGTTTCAAACTTGTTGGATGGCAGACAAATAAACCCCACAAAACAAATAAAGAAAAAAAAAATACAAGAGTTAGCAGAAGAACAACCAACAACAGCTGTCCCTTTCCTCTCTCTAAAAAAGGATATCAACAAATCCTATATTAGGAAAGCAAAGAAACAATTAAAGTAAGCTTCGTTTTGTAAACTTGTTTTTAAACTTATATATATATATTTTAAAACTTAGTTATAGGTTTTTTTTTCCTCTTTCGCACTCTCTCTCGCTGCATTATTGCAGCAGCAGGCAGCAGCCCCTCTTGTTGTCGACTTGTTTCCATTATCTCTCGCAAAAGAAAATCCATCTTCTCTCTTTCTGACTTGTCCATTTTTGTATATTTCGTTTTTTTCTTTTGCGGTTTCTTCTACTGACTACTGGTTGGTGCATGGATTTGGTAAGATTGCTCAACGTTCAATTACCGCACCTTTTTTAACCGATAATTTATGATTATGAATAACATGTTTCATCTTTCTTTAATCTTTCTCTTTTTTTTTTTTGAACTTTCTCCTTTTTGCATTTTTAAATTCTTGCGGAGGATGTTAGTAATTTTATGATGAAGTGAAACATAAAACTGAAAGTTATATATTTTTCTTGTTTTTTTTTTCGTTCCTTTTTTCTTTTTTTTTTTTGATCAAAAAAAAAAAAAAAAAAGGATCTGTTCTAGTTGTACATTTCTGCACTTCCCATTACCTTTTTCAATACGATAAGCTTTGCCCCTTTTTGGTAATTTGTAATTAACTGTAGTCAAAACAGAAAATTGGAAATAATAATTGTGTTTTTCAACTGAAAATTAAAAAAGAGTTTTTTTTTTGTGTGTTTTTCTTGAAATTACACACCTTTGTGTTTCCCAGCATCAAAATGACTAGGGTTTCATGTTTGAAAGTTGATTTTTTCTGTTCCTTTCTTAAACCTCGTTGTCAGTTTAGATCAACAGGACCAAAAGAAGAAATCTTGAGACTGTAGTTTCTTTTTTTTTTTTTTTTTGAGACTGTGGTTTCGTTTTATAGTGATTGATAAGAAGAAAAAAACAAACACAATCTTTAAATGGACTGGAACTTCAAACTCAGCTCCGGTTCTTTACCCCATTTCGATCAAGAATCTGTACCGGATTTAACTCCAATAGATGGGTCATCATCATCACCAAGATTGGAGCCAAAAGGAGAGTTCTCATTTGATCTAAAACTAGGTAGGAACATCGGAAACTCCTCCTCTGCTTTTGGTAATACAGAACAAGTGACATGTCTAAGTAAGTGGAAAGAGACTACTGCCTTTCCCAAACCAGAAGCTTCAAGAAACTCTGGTTCGTCCAAAAGGACAAGAGGGAATGCTACTGAAAACAACCAGATCCCGTTTTGTCTTGTTGATGGATGTGATTCTGATTTTAGTAACTCTAGAGAGTATCATAAAAGACATAAGGTCTGTGATGTCCATTCTAAAACTCCTGTGGTTACAATCAGTGGTCATAAACAGAGGTTTTGTCAACAGTGCAGCAGGTAAACTTGTAAGTATGTTGGATAGTTGAACATGTGCTTTTGTGTATTAATAACTTTACCATGTCTGTATACGTAGGTTTCATGCTTTGGAAGAGTTTGATGACGGGAAGAGAAGTTGTAGGAAACGTCTTGATGGACACAATCGTAGAAGACGGAAGCCTCAGACCGACCACATCGCTCCTCCTGCACACTTCTTCCAAGGTTAAGAAATTTTTTGTTTCTTAGGATCCAATATACTTAGTTCCTAAGCACCATTTTGTTGTCAGGTAGCAAATTGGTGGAGTTTCGTGGCGCTTCACATGTGTTTCCAACTACATCTGTTGCGACCTCGAGCTGGGGAAACGGTCTTGTGAGCGAAGCTATGGCCAATGGTTCGAGTTACGGGCAGAACCAGAGCTATGCTGGTTCTTCTCCTGCAAAGACCGGCATTATGTTCCCAGACTCTTCTTCTCTAAATAGCAGAGGGAAACAGTTCTCTTCCTTGCAAGAAGAAGAGAGCTCGAGAACAGCATCCTTGTGTGAGAGAATGACGAGTTGCAGGCATGACTCTGATTTTGCTCTCTCTCTTCTGTCATCATCTTCCTCGTCAATACCACTTTCTTTGTCCCAAGAAGCAGTAGATACGGTTTTTTACAGGCCCGCATTGTTTGAGAATGCAAGTGCAGTCTCTGATGGGTCAGTTACATCCGGTAATGAGGTTGTGGCTCTTCCACAAATGTTTCCGTTTCACTGGGAGTAGTAGTAGATAGATTGAACCAGAGAGATGTGTGTAAGGGTCTCTTTCTCTATTTTCTTCTCTTCCTCTCTAATTTCTCATGTTCTTCATCTTGTTAAATGCTGAACTGTTGGTGTATAATGACAGTCAATTAGTTGATGTGGGTTGTATTGGTCCAGCAGCAAGTTAAGAATGGATAAACTCTTAGTTGGTGTCTAGGTTGTATTGATCTAGCACCAAGTTAAGAGTAGTGATTGATCTCAAAATTCACTCAGAAATAGGATACATAATTACAATAACGTGCATGAGAAGTAATCTAAAAAAAACAAATAGACTAATTAAGTATGAAAAAGTGCGTGTTTTATTGATAATGCGAGCTGGTACAACCCGAAGGGAATCTGAGAACAAGAGAGTACAAAGGCATTAGACTATAAGTTTGATATGAAGAAATTAGAATGGGATTCTTTGTGGTACCCTTTTATAGGTGTTGATGGTGTTGATCATAATGGCGCAATCTCCGGCGAGTTTTCATGTGCATTTATGGTCCACTTAAATGCCTTGATTTTTTTTTTTTATGTTTTGGTTTTGATTATGTCAATTCGGAATGGACCCTTCGACCTTCGAGGGACTATTGTCTTCTTTTTTTTTGCTAGTGACACGTGATCAGACTCTTGGACTGGGTCTGGAGTGGGGTAAAATCCGTCTCTAAAAATAGTACCTCCCCCCGGAGTTTAGCTTGTCTCAGGTCATCAGACATGTTGGATATTGATTCCGACTTGGTTGGTGTATCTGAGGCCGATGGTTTATGAAATCCGAATCCCGGTTCGAGATTCCAGTTTGGCGAATTAATTATGAAATTTTGATTGATGCATATCAAGGGATTTTATTTTCCTTCTTTAGAAAGTGAATCGTTTGTGGCATGGCAATCATCCATTTGCGGTTTCCGATGATTTGTTGGTCTTTGTAGAAGGTACAAAACAGTCGATAGAGGGTGCCATTTCAGTATTTGTTGAGTTCGCGACATGGGCTGAGTTGTGTAGAAGTTTGGAGAAATCAATGGTCTATATGGCTTGTGTTCCGACAAAAATGTGCAGCTCGATATTAACCAATTTTCCGTTTGCTGAAGGGGAGCTCCCAGTGCAGTATTTGGGGTTACCATTGATTACCAAAGCGATGACAAACATGATTACTTGCCACTAATTTAAAAGATCAAGCTTTTATAAACACTTGGACGAGTCGGTTCTTGTCATATGCCGGCCGACTACAACCGATTCGTTCAGTCTTGATGAGTACTGTTAATTTCTAGGCTTCAGATATATCGTCTTCCAGGGCAGTGGATCAAGGAGATCAAACAATTATGTTCTGCATTTCTTTGGTCAGAACCGAAGCTAAATACCACAAGAGCTAAAGTAGCATCAGTGGACATCTACAAATTTAAGATTGAAGGAGGATTGGGACTAAGATCGTTGAAAGAAATTAATGTGGTAAATGATTTGAAACTTATTTGAGGTAGGCTCTCAGAATTGACAGAGTTATATGATGGAGTCCCACCTAAAAGGTAGTAATGTTAAACTTATTTTTACAAACTGGTCGAATTTTCCCGCCAAAACTACAAAATCATGTTTTCCCTCAAAAACTGCAAAATTGTGTTCTCCCACAAATTGTAAAATCGCATTCCCACTAATTTTTTTTTTCTTGCCAAACCATAGTTATGGTTTTTCGATATAACCACAAAATTGTATTTTCGCACCAAAACTGTAAAATCGCAGTTTTCACTGAAATTGGAAAATCATGTTTTCCCGCTATACCGTGAAATAGTTTTTTCCGTCAAAACCACAAATTAGTATTTTCTGCTGAAACAGAAAAATCGTGTTTTCCGCCGTAGCCATGAAACCGAGTTTTCTCAGAATAGATAGCGTTTCCTGCCGAAATTGAAAAATCGTGATTTTCCACCAAAGCCGCAAATTGCATTTTTGATTTTTTAATTAATTAAATATATTAAGTTAAATAGATTAACATGATCCCCACTAATTTTAAATAAAAACCATTTAATAAATGAGTCTTAACATAACTACCTTTTTTGTTCAAACATAACTACCCATTTAAAACACATTAAACTAAATTGGTCTGTTTGACAAAAAAAAAAAACTAAATGGGTCTAAATAGGAATTTATTTATATTTAAACTCCATTTAAAACCAATTGAAAAAAATCATTTTAACATCCCTACATACATCTACAAATGTTAAGGAAAACCATTGATAACAACATCAAAAACAAGCTTAGTCTAATAATGAGCACAAAAGGAGTGAAGAAATTTATAACTTATTTTTTTATTTGGAAGTAGAGAGTAAGTTCTCTGGAGCATTACAAACATGGAAATTGGAGTGCATATACATAAGAAAAGGAGGAATTAAATTTATACGCATAACACTATTTTGGTTATGATATGTTACATATTGTTATGGAAAGTGCCAAAAATACCTTTCACTGTGCGTGTTAACGTGAATGAGTGCGTCCTCTCTTTATCTTGGAAATGAATAAAAATGTTTTTATTTTTCAAACTCTTGCTAGCGACGAAGAAGAGGGATTTGAAGAGAGTATGTGGAAATCTGAGTTCAAGAACGGAAAATTTGAAATTAGCGATGAACGGTTCGGTTGTGCGGCATAAGTAGGATATTGAAAGTTAGGGTTCTGGTGGTTCTTTCAATTTCATGGCGGCGCGGTTGAGTTTCCAAAGCCAATGAATCAAGGTAAGTTTTGTTTGATTTCATATAGTCTAAGTTTCGAACCGATCTCGTCCAGTATTGACACAAATTAAATTGGTAACACCTTTGATTTTTCAGATTTGGTCACCTTCGGTGTTTTCTTCGTTCTTTTCCAACATAAGGTTCTTGGTTAGGGAGACAGTGATGTGGTGTGATGATAGGACTATACTATATGGGAGATGTTCATGGTATAGTTACCCAGAAGAATTTAAAATAATATGATCTATATACGTATGTGCTTCCATGATTGTGTTAAATGGTGTGAATGCTCTGCCTATAATAAATAGAAAATGTTACACTTGTATAGCTATGGTTGTCTTTTTCACTCGTATTGACTATAGTAGACATGCTTACTATAATCTTCACCTCATTCAATTATGTGTGCCTATTCTATATGAGACAATGTAATAGTATAATTTATTTTATATATATAATATATATGTATATGTATTGTGCATGTTGTGTCTATAGTAAATGGGAAATGTTAGTTGAAATAGTTGGTTGCAGCATTATGAAATTTGTTGTGCATGCTCTGTCTATAGTATATGAAAACTATTACTACTATAGGTTACTAATATTTTTATCATAGTTTCATATATGTTGCAAAATTTATTTAGTTTCACATATGTTGCAAAATTTATTTAGTAAATTTTTTTTTGTAAAATCCGTAAAAGTATATAAAATATAAAAATATTTATTTAACTTTGAATATAAATATATAATTTATTTTAAAATTTAAAACAATTAATATACAATTAAAATTATTATTTTTATTATAATTAAAATTATTTGCGGATCTCATGGATTATCTGCAAATTTAGGACGACCTAATGCATAAATTAACTTTTTTTTCTTTGTGGTATATGTGGATCGGAGTTTTAAATTTTAAAAATTGACTCAATCCACAGCAGGATTGATTAAAAAGGGTGGGTTTCCGATTCCCAGCACTAATAAGCTGGCAGACGTGGGAATAGAGTAAACATGTAATTAGGACAAAGCTCGCCCAGCCTTTTAAATATTTGGGCTTGGGGATAATTATATAAGCAAAACATTTGGGCTTTTTGGGTGTAGTCCGTTTGAGCTTTAAAAAATTGGGATTTTTAATTTATTTAATTATTTAGCAAATGTACTTATGTTTTAAACAAATATAGAATTAGTGTTAATATTTTTAATAAATATAGAATTCCTATAACTATAGCGGCATCAAAGTCTAGTTTTAGCATTAGTGTTCATGTCTTAAACAAATATATAACTTATATCCTGCCAAGACATGTTGAAGCACTGATTGTATACATGCTTAGTTGGAAAGATTTGATCCAAACTTTTAGATATTTTTAAAACTTTATCTTATATTGATATATATGTAATAATTAAATATTTTTTTATATAGCTCTTGTTGATAATGAGAATGCAGGAGTTACTGAAGAACATCCTAATCTTGATCCTGCAGTTTCTACTGTTTATAGTTGGAAAGATTTTGTTTTATTTCTATTCGCTATTACTGTTTATTACGTAAAATAACGATTTTAGTTTTGGATTTTATAAACATATACGGATGATAATTTATAAAGCTCAAAATGCCGAAAAAAACCTATAACCCTTTTAAGACCAGACTTTATAAAAGCCGAAAAAAATTCTGAACCTGACCGAGCTTAGATGAGAAAGGGCTTTTGCGGATTTTGGGTTGGGTCAGGCCGGCCAGCCGATTGGCATCCCTTGAATAGAGATGAGTCGTATAGTGACAAGAATAGATGATACAAAGCCCAATATATTCTGTATGCTTACGTGGCAACTTAGTCCACCTGTTATCGTGTCTCGCTTTGTGATTGGTCTTCAAAAATTCTCTGACCTTTTGCATCTTTCATCGTTTCCTCCGATTTCTTTCGTCATTAAAGAAAGAAGAGAAATTTACGCAATGACATACTTTGAGCTTGTGTCTTTTCTAGTTGACATACTTTTTGCTTGAGGTGTACTTTGGACTTGTTTTTATGACTTTATTGGACTAAATTGCCCCTAGTTACTAAACTTGAAAGCACACTAGTCTCGTCCGTTTTTAAAGACTCATTATATAAAGCTATTTTGGCATTAATACAGATAGGTTTATGGAGTTCTGGGCTTCAATCTGGACCATTAGATTGTTTTCTTTTAAGATAGATCCATTGGCTGATGTTTAACATAGTACAAGTAGCATGAAAAGGGAAAAGACGTCTCTGTTCATTAAATGCTTGGTCTCTTTTGTGGTCAGATAGTCCTTTGTGGAATTGAAGTGTGGTCAGGTAAGGCGTGGTCAGTGGCAGCGGAAGGAAAGCTGTGTTTAGGTTTTGGTGGCTGTGTGCACTGGCGGTGGCTGTGTGCGTGTGTGGGCATGTGGTCAGCATGAAGTAGCTCACTGGTGGAGGCGTTGATGGGTTGAGTGTTGGGGTCAGGGATCAGAAGGCTTCCGGTGGAGGTTCTGTGGTCAGGGATATGAGTGAGTGAAGTGATTGTGGTCAGCACCGACCGTTTGTTGACCACAAAAATCCAGTTTTGAGCAGATGTTCAATCGTCTCTTCGGGAATCTATATGTGCAAAGACACGTTCGGGAATTTTGCATCTGGCCGTGTATTGTCGCTGGTAGGTAGGTTAGAAGAAAGGATGAGAAGAAAAGGAAACTGATAGATTAAGTGTTTACAACATCATAAAAGGATTGAAAAGTTGCAGAAAGTAGAAACCTTTCATCGTTTTCGATCAAAGCAAGGTGACAGTCTTCTAAAAAATTGGAAATCGAGAACAGAGTCGGAGAAGAGTGGTGTTCCAGCCGGAGTTGATAATACTATTTTTTTGTTTTGGGGTTGAGAACTTAAGAACCGGTGAAATCGTATGAATCTAATAGCTGATTTAGGGTTTGGACATAACTAAGTGATGTGTATACGATTAGGAGTTTTTTAGTTAGCTTTAGGTTTAGTTGAAAAGAAGGGTATTAATGTCATTTCATTACTGAGAAGTATACTTATGTTGAAAGTATACCAATATGTTAAAACGGTCGGTAAAAGTATGTTAAAGAGTAATTTTTTCAAGAAAGAAACACAAAGAAGATTCAGATCATCAAAAGCAAGCAACCAACTATTATCGCCATGGACGCCATTGATTCCGTCGTTGATCCTCTCAGAGACTTCGCTAAGG
The DNA window shown above is from Brassica oleracea var. oleracea cultivar TO1000 chromosome C3, BOL, whole genome shotgun sequence and carries:
- the LOC106332708 gene encoding squamosa promoter-binding-like protein 13A translates to MDWNFKLSSGSLPHFDQESVPDLTPIDGSSSSPRLEPKGEFSFDLKLGRNIGNSSSAFGNTEQVTCLSKWKETTAFPKPEASRNSGSSKRTRGNATENNQIPFCLVDGCDSDFSNSREYHKRHKVCDVHSKTPVVTISGHKQRFCQQCSRFHALEEFDDGKRSCRKRLDGHNRRRRKPQTDHIAPPAHFFQGSKLVEFRGASHVFPTTSVATSSWGNGLVSEAMANGSSYGQNQSYAGSSPAKTGIMFPDSSSLNSRGKQFSSLQEEESSRTASLCERMTSCRHDSDFALSLLSSSSSSIPLSLSQEAVDTVFYRPALFENASAVSDGSVTSGNEVVALPQMFPFHWE